One Obesumbacterium proteus DNA window includes the following coding sequences:
- a CDS encoding ABC transporter ATP-binding protein, which produces MMAAILSAHELCYQIGHHVLIDKINLKIEPGESIALLGANGAGKTTLLRLLLGVLPATSGAIYLEGKRLTEWARRDVARRIAYVPQQHTPHFPFTVRQMVEQGRLPQQGLFRSMDADLHERVSLALEMMGIADLSERVYTQLSGGERQLVLLARALLQETPLILLDEPTNGLDYGNQLRLLERLRSIADSGRSILTITHCPEHALLAANRVWALQDGRLIADGSPQEIITPTLIHQLYHTEVSQIDSDHYRFFVPRTFVPCSTP; this is translated from the coding sequence ATGATGGCGGCAATATTGAGTGCTCACGAGTTGTGCTATCAGATTGGGCATCATGTTCTCATCGATAAGATTAATTTAAAAATAGAACCGGGTGAGAGCATTGCGCTTTTGGGAGCTAATGGCGCGGGGAAAACCACGTTGCTACGTTTGCTGCTGGGCGTTTTACCCGCGACTTCGGGAGCTATTTATCTTGAGGGCAAACGGCTAACCGAGTGGGCTCGCCGGGATGTTGCTCGGCGCATTGCCTATGTCCCACAGCAGCACACTCCGCATTTTCCGTTCACCGTCAGGCAAATGGTGGAACAAGGCCGTTTGCCACAGCAGGGACTTTTTCGTTCGATGGACGCAGATTTACATGAACGAGTTTCTCTGGCGCTTGAAATGATGGGGATCGCGGATCTGAGTGAGCGCGTTTATACCCAACTTTCGGGGGGAGAGCGCCAATTAGTGTTACTGGCGCGTGCGCTGTTGCAAGAGACGCCTCTTATTCTGTTGGATGAGCCCACTAACGGCTTAGATTACGGCAATCAATTACGACTTTTAGAACGACTGCGGAGTATCGCGGATAGCGGACGCAGCATTCTCACGATTACTCATTGCCCTGAGCATGCCTTGCTTGCGGCGAATCGAGTATGGGCGCTTCAGGATGGTAGGTTGATAGCGGATGGATCTCCTCAAGAGATTATTACGCCGACCTTAATCCATCAGCTTTACCACACCGAAGTCAGCCAAATCGACAGCGATCACTATCGCTTTTTTGTACCGCGTACTTTCGTTCCGTGTTCTACCCCGTAG
- a CDS encoding TonB-dependent receptor codes for MPKLMKEVIASVPLLLTVAAIAPSYAIANTATTPENKDLQSLQAITVTATPESADPSLAKNKAASLGPLGERKLQDTPYSVHVMSNDVITEQQMTSLKDILSYFPSVQGTGVRPQSRGMQGSVVQNSLLDGLNIVSTTEYPAEQFENVQVLNGLAGSLFGPANPAGMFNFVSKRPAANMQGRVTTGVRTGTAYFNSLDIGGPIGFDDRLQTRLTVLDEHGDSYGAESKKRRQFVGLATDFHFNENTVLESNFSYYNYLLKGNPANFALAPGVSFPSGLNPKHSHYGQDFAGDNDTTYTGSVHLKHTFDNDWKLHLGFLRQIADRESTAVTNTLLNNQGDYISTVSNTTASRFTISSYLADVNGTVWTKDWRHDLTLGYRGFDWKNYNPIDGTKTTLGTGSLSHPSEFDKPDFPDFTHRYHSATSTQNAFVLGDTLTFNPQWSMMLTGSQNYLNTSNYAKTGKQTSDSSDSGFSKSVSLIYKPVDILTLYTTYADSLQQGDTAPSGANNQGSILSPYRSEQYEVGAKVAVNHLNLSLAAFQIKRPYAYVQTNGDFAEEGEQRNRGLEFVADGNLTDDLRIFGGVTYLDPKLRNSANSATENKQIVGLPKMSANMLVEYQLPWVSGLGMNMNVHYTGRRPTANDNSSWVGSYSTVDLGTSYQMPLAQTQLTWRVGVTNVTNRRYWDNIVPGALTGYTGTGSASAQMGAPRMAYASLQVDF; via the coding sequence ATGCCTAAATTGATGAAAGAAGTTATTGCGTCAGTGCCTTTATTACTGACGGTTGCCGCTATTGCCCCAAGCTATGCAATAGCTAATACGGCAACAACACCGGAAAATAAAGATCTTCAATCGCTACAGGCGATTACTGTTACTGCGACGCCCGAATCGGCCGATCCTTCGCTGGCGAAGAACAAAGCGGCAAGCCTCGGTCCATTGGGCGAGCGTAAATTGCAGGATACGCCATATTCCGTCCACGTTATGTCTAATGACGTGATTACCGAACAGCAGATGACCAGCTTAAAGGATATCCTGAGCTATTTTCCTTCGGTGCAAGGTACCGGTGTTCGCCCGCAGAGTCGGGGGATGCAGGGGAGCGTGGTGCAAAATAGCCTGCTCGATGGGCTGAATATTGTATCTACTACGGAATATCCCGCAGAACAGTTTGAAAATGTTCAGGTATTGAATGGATTAGCGGGCTCATTGTTTGGCCCCGCCAATCCCGCAGGGATGTTTAATTTTGTCTCTAAGCGCCCAGCGGCCAACATGCAGGGGCGAGTCACCACCGGCGTACGAACCGGAACCGCCTATTTTAACTCGCTAGATATCGGTGGGCCGATTGGTTTTGATGATCGCTTGCAGACGCGCTTAACGGTGTTGGATGAACACGGTGATAGCTATGGGGCTGAGAGTAAAAAACGTCGCCAGTTCGTTGGGTTAGCAACCGATTTTCATTTCAATGAAAACACCGTATTGGAAAGTAATTTCAGCTACTACAACTATTTATTGAAAGGAAATCCCGCTAATTTTGCTTTGGCACCCGGCGTGAGTTTCCCATCGGGGCTCAATCCCAAGCATAGCCACTACGGCCAAGATTTTGCGGGTGATAACGACACTACCTACACAGGAAGTGTGCATCTGAAACATACGTTCGATAATGACTGGAAGCTGCATTTAGGATTCCTGCGTCAGATCGCCGACCGTGAGTCTACGGCGGTAACGAATACGTTGTTGAATAATCAGGGTGATTATATTTCGACGGTGTCCAATACCACCGCCAGCCGTTTTACGATCAGCAGCTATTTGGCCGATGTGAATGGCACCGTATGGACCAAAGATTGGCGGCATGATTTGACTCTGGGATACCGTGGGTTTGATTGGAAAAACTATAATCCGATCGATGGTACGAAAACCACGCTAGGTACAGGTTCGCTATCCCACCCCAGTGAGTTTGATAAACCTGACTTCCCTGATTTCACGCATCGTTATCATTCGGCTACCAGTACACAAAATGCCTTCGTGTTGGGAGATACGCTGACCTTCAACCCGCAGTGGAGCATGATGCTGACGGGAAGCCAAAATTACCTTAATACCAGCAACTATGCCAAAACAGGCAAACAGACCAGTGATTCAAGCGATAGCGGCTTTAGTAAATCAGTCAGTCTGATATATAAACCTGTTGATATCTTGACGCTTTATACCACCTACGCAGATAGCTTACAGCAGGGTGACACCGCGCCTTCTGGAGCCAATAACCAAGGTTCGATTCTTTCTCCCTACCGCAGTGAACAGTATGAAGTAGGCGCGAAAGTTGCCGTTAATCACCTTAACCTTTCCTTAGCCGCATTCCAGATCAAGCGCCCTTATGCCTATGTGCAAACCAACGGTGACTTTGCTGAGGAAGGCGAACAGCGCAACCGTGGTCTGGAGTTTGTTGCAGACGGTAATCTCACCGACGATCTCCGCATTTTTGGCGGCGTGACTTATCTCGATCCAAAACTGCGTAATTCAGCAAACTCTGCCACAGAGAATAAGCAGATCGTTGGCCTACCGAAGATGAGCGCCAATATGCTGGTGGAATATCAACTGCCTTGGGTTTCTGGCTTAGGAATGAACATGAATGTGCATTATACCGGCCGCCGTCCAACGGCGAACGACAATAGCTCATGGGTCGGTTCTTACAGCACGGTCGATCTCGGCACCAGCTATCAAATGCCGCTAGCCCAAACTCAACTGACGTGGCGTGTTGGCGTGACCAATGTGACCAACCGTCGTTACTGGGACAACATCGTACCCGGAGCATTAACTGGATATACCGGTACCGGCAGCGCAAGCGCACAGATGGGGGCTCCACGTATGGCCTATGCCTCATTGCAGGTCGATTTTTAG
- a CDS encoding winged helix-turn-helix domain-containing protein, with product MLDDISYKINDLILFTPGTSALSFVKQPDIEPILISNITKRLLLLLITHQGEVVSRNLLFQKVWDNYGLISSDSNLNQCVSKLRRLIKSMGLDEEFITTAPKMGFMLRSEIQIEAEKHEQDENNSQQDASITERTHSPPVQPIETFSVQKEVSGRRRKWLLLIYIVVAFAILIATLSIYYLSISKEIYIGKVGECKTFIADNSLYSPITEDARNNILEFLKAKEVNCKPDDYILVNRSNRVSSYISDISRIFVVKCKILRENKIEICESITNERSL from the coding sequence ATGTTAGATGACATAAGTTATAAAATTAATGACCTAATTTTATTTACACCAGGAACCAGCGCTTTATCTTTTGTGAAACAGCCGGATATTGAACCTATTCTCATATCCAATATCACTAAGCGATTATTATTGCTGCTAATCACTCATCAAGGCGAAGTTGTTAGTAGAAATCTACTATTTCAGAAGGTATGGGATAATTATGGTTTAATTTCTAGCGATAGTAATTTAAATCAATGCGTTAGCAAATTACGACGTTTGATAAAAAGCATGGGGTTAGATGAAGAGTTCATCACAACCGCGCCTAAAATGGGGTTTATGCTGCGCAGCGAAATACAAATCGAAGCAGAGAAACATGAGCAAGATGAAAATAATTCTCAGCAAGACGCGTCAATTACTGAGAGAACGCACAGCCCTCCAGTTCAACCAATAGAAACGTTCAGTGTACAAAAAGAAGTCAGCGGCAGACGCAGAAAGTGGCTGTTATTGATATATATAGTTGTTGCCTTTGCAATTCTTATTGCGACGTTATCCATTTACTATCTATCTATAAGTAAAGAAATTTACATTGGAAAAGTCGGTGAGTGTAAAACGTTTATTGCGGATAACTCCCTCTATAGCCCTATCACAGAGGATGCTCGCAATAACATACTGGAATTCCTAAAGGCAAAAGAGGTTAACTGCAAACCTGACGACTATATTTTAGTCAACCGCAGCAATAGGGTCAGCAGCTATATTTCTGACATATCGAGAATCTTTGTTGTTAAATGCAAGATTTTGCGTGAAAACAAAATAGAAATATGTGAAAGCATCACTAATGAAAGATCCCTTTAG
- a CDS encoding FecCD family ABC transporter permease, whose product MLACVGLLAVASLGSLMLGRYAISGATLFRWAEMLMGAESMPEQRFALLNAVILDSRLPRVCAAVMVGAGLSVAGAAFQAVFRNPLVSPGLLGVLNGCAFGASLGIVFNVGSVGTPLLACATGLIAVAVGVMIARAMRSDSILMLILGGIISNALFAGLLSVVKYMADPQDQLPGIVFWLLGSLSAVSLPLLYVMAPVLAVAIILLVLLGRVLDVVSLSDDEAYSLGIPVNYVRYFVITLATLISALTVSLAGVVGWVGLLIPHVARLLIGASNRWILPLSATLGGLFLLISDGLARTLTASEIPLGVVTELLGAIAFLFLIGRIRQGA is encoded by the coding sequence ATGCTCGCCTGCGTGGGGCTGTTAGCGGTGGCTAGCTTGGGTTCGCTGATGCTCGGGCGGTATGCGATTTCAGGGGCAACACTGTTTCGTTGGGCAGAAATGTTGATGGGTGCTGAGTCTATGCCGGAGCAGCGTTTTGCTTTGTTGAATGCTGTGATTCTAGATTCTCGTCTGCCTCGGGTTTGTGCTGCCGTGATGGTTGGGGCAGGGCTGTCGGTTGCTGGCGCAGCGTTTCAGGCTGTCTTTCGTAATCCGCTAGTTTCACCCGGTTTGTTGGGAGTTCTAAACGGCTGTGCGTTTGGCGCATCCCTTGGCATTGTTTTTAACGTAGGGAGCGTTGGCACACCGCTATTGGCGTGTGCGACAGGGCTCATCGCGGTGGCAGTTGGTGTCATGATTGCTCGTGCGATGCGTAGTGACTCGATTTTAATGCTGATCTTAGGAGGCATTATTAGTAATGCCTTGTTTGCTGGGCTGTTATCGGTCGTGAAATATATGGCTGACCCGCAAGATCAACTGCCAGGCATTGTGTTTTGGTTATTGGGAAGCCTGAGTGCAGTTTCTCTGCCGCTGCTGTATGTCATGGCGCCGGTTTTAGCGGTGGCAATTATTTTGCTGGTCTTGCTGGGGCGTGTGCTTGACGTGGTGTCTTTAAGCGATGACGAAGCTTATAGCCTCGGTATCCCGGTGAACTATGTCCGCTATTTTGTTATTACGCTTGCCACGCTGATCTCCGCGTTAACCGTGAGTTTAGCGGGGGTCGTGGGATGGGTGGGATTGTTAATTCCTCATGTTGCCCGTTTGCTGATTGGCGCTTCAAACCGTTGGATTTTACCGCTAAGCGCGACTTTAGGAGGCTTATTCCTACTGATTTCAGATGGTTTGGCTAGAACGCTGACGGCTTCTGAAATCCCGCTGGGCGTTGTGACTGAGCTTTTGGGGGCCATAGCCTTTCTCTTCCTTATCGGTCGAATTCGGCAGGGGGCATGA
- the mltB gene encoding lytic murein transglycosylase B: protein MRYLAALLPIVVLLSACSSKPKPSNDVTETTPQTAKGGFLLDPSHSGQVQMGDFAYDPAMNRFVDKMVSEHGFDRQQLHDVLAQTKRLDYVLKLMDRQAPTTRPPAGPNGAWLRYRGKFITPDNVQNGVVFWNQYQDALQRAQQVYGVPPEIIVGIIGVETRWGRVMGKTRIIDALATLSFAYPRRAEYFSGELETFLLMAREEGDDPLNLKGSFAGAMGYGQFMPSSFKSYAVDFNGDGHINLWDPEDAIGSVANYFKAHGWQSGKKVAVPANGQAPTLENGFKTNYSITALAEAGLSPQSSLDGYQQASLLRLDMGTGYQYWYGLPNFYTITRYNHSTHYAMAVWQLGEAVGQAARQGSVFQSN from the coding sequence ATGCGTTATCTAGCTGCGCTCCTGCCTATTGTGGTCTTGCTATCAGCCTGTAGCAGCAAGCCAAAACCGTCTAACGACGTTACTGAAACTACGCCACAAACGGCCAAGGGCGGTTTTTTACTGGATCCTTCTCACTCGGGCCAAGTGCAGATGGGGGATTTTGCTTACGATCCTGCGATGAACCGTTTTGTAGACAAAATGGTCAGCGAGCATGGTTTTGATCGTCAGCAATTGCACGATGTGTTGGCGCAGACCAAACGTTTGGATTACGTTCTCAAATTGATGGATAGACAAGCGCCAACTACGCGCCCGCCTGCGGGGCCTAATGGGGCTTGGCTGCGCTATCGCGGCAAGTTTATTACTCCTGATAACGTACAAAATGGGGTTGTGTTCTGGAACCAATACCAGGATGCCTTACAGCGTGCTCAGCAGGTCTATGGTGTGCCGCCAGAGATTATTGTTGGCATTATTGGCGTTGAAACCCGCTGGGGACGCGTCATGGGGAAAACCCGCATTATTGATGCCTTGGCAACGCTGTCGTTCGCTTATCCGCGTCGTGCGGAATACTTCTCCGGTGAGTTAGAAACCTTTTTATTAATGGCGCGTGAAGAGGGCGACGATCCGTTGAACCTGAAAGGGTCATTTGCAGGGGCGATGGGGTATGGCCAATTTATGCCATCATCCTTTAAGAGCTATGCGGTTGATTTCAACGGCGATGGTCATATCAATCTGTGGGATCCTGAGGACGCCATCGGTAGCGTGGCCAATTACTTTAAGGCGCACGGTTGGCAATCAGGTAAAAAAGTAGCGGTACCAGCTAATGGTCAAGCTCCAACGCTGGAGAACGGCTTTAAGACTAACTACTCCATTACTGCGTTGGCAGAGGCCGGCCTTAGCCCTCAAAGCTCGTTAGATGGATATCAGCAGGCAAGCCTGCTGCGTCTTGATATGGGCACGGGTTACCAATATTGGTACGGTTTGCCGAACTTCTACACCATTACCCGCTATAACCATAGTACCCACTATGCGATGGCGGTGTGGCAGCTAGGTGAAGCCGTTGGTCAGGCTGCTCGCCAAGGCAGCGTGTTCCAGAGTAACTAA